One part of the Rutidosis leptorrhynchoides isolate AG116_Rl617_1_P2 chromosome 1, CSIRO_AGI_Rlap_v1, whole genome shotgun sequence genome encodes these proteins:
- the LOC139875580 gene encoding glutathione S-transferase-like — protein MTVKVYGFVGSNATYRVLASLYEKNVDFELVTVNMASWEHKRPKFLSRNPFGQVPAFVDGDLTLFESRAITQYVARKYEGKGTELIMKDPLQMAIQTVWMEVENQKFDRSSWKLMEIAMGRVRGGPELVAEYEKKLSDVLDVYEARLTECKYLAGDSFTLADLHHLPNINFLMSTRVKRLFEARPHVRAWAKDIQSRPAWVKVMSLSPW, from the exons ATGACCGTAAAAGTGTACGGATTCGTGGGTTCGAACGCAACATATCGCGTTCTAGCTAGTCTTTACGAGAAGAATGTCGATTTTGAGCTCGTTACAGTTAACATGGCCTCCTGGGAACACAAAAGGCCTAAGTTCCTTTCACGCAAC CCATTTGGTCAAGTTCCAGCATTTGTAGATGGTGATCTCACACTATTTG AATCAAGGGCGATCACGCAATACGTAGCACGCAAATATGAAGGCAAGGGAACCGAGTTAATAATGAAGGATCCACTACAAATGGCGATCCAAACAGTTTGGATGGAAGTCGAAAACCAAAAATTCGATAGGTCGTCATGGAAGCTAATGGAAATCGCTATGGGACGAGTTCGAGGAGGGCCCGAGTTAGTAGCCGAGTACGAAAAGAAACTATCGGACGTGCTTGACGTATACGAAGCACGGCTAACCGAATGCAAGTATTTAGCCGGAGATAGTTTCACATTAGCCGATCTTCACCATTTACCCAATATTAACTTTTTGATGTCAACAAGAGTTAAGAGGTTGTTTGAGGCGCGTCCACATGTACGCGCGTGGGCTAAGGATATTCAATCTAGGCCTGCGTGGGTCAAGGTAATGTCTTTGTCTCCATGGTGA